A genomic segment from Aegilops tauschii subsp. strangulata cultivar AL8/78 chromosome 1, Aet v6.0, whole genome shotgun sequence encodes:
- the LOC109737563 gene encoding uncharacterized protein: MASSAGHRRRGKNRPKKKKKTAGPTTVQDLPDHLFELILVRLGPSPCLVRAAAACKRWCRVVANPGFLARFGPRAPHVGDYHTDQGGQPLFVPSSPVAVDGRRFSLDFLPDSGSWDIADSVCEPLTGLYQGIIWLGVFRRRLGAFLLDGDDADRRVSMSNFRVLAAFDRTTACIFSTGSDGGWRLVSSAITGDIELPSTLGPENFVGRANGTIYWGIEGSDTDVLVLDESTAEFSTATLPEALWWPSHKGISRVVGGEDGVLRVIRLINNELKVFARRRPDSDDDDEWSLEMQLRLPEATLGLPGREESFFQQEAMIVSANTRYVLLTPSEETWLFSVELDTMRVERNHERNKYAGAAHPYKLPWPPALADPSRERGQD, translated from the coding sequence ATGGCGTCATCGGCGGGGCATCGTCGGCGGGGCAAGAACAGGcccaaaaagaagaagaaaacggCCGGACCAACCACCGTGCAGGACCTCCCCGACCATCTCTTCGAGCTCATCCTCGTCCGCCTCGGCCCGTCCCCGTGCCTCGTCCGCGCCGCGGCCGCGTGCAAGCGGTGGTGCCGCGTCGTCGCGAACCCCGGCTTCCTCGCCCGCTTCGGCCCGCGGGCGCCGCACGTCGGCGACTACCACACCGACCAAGGCGGCCAACCTCTCTTCGTCCCGTCCTCGCCGGTCGCCGTCGACGGCAGGCGCTTCTCCCTCGACTTCCTCCCGGACAGCGGGTCATGGGACATCGCGGACAGCGTCTGCGAGCCGCTCACCGGACTCTACCAGGGGATCATCTGGCTTGGCGTGTTCCGGCGTCGCCTCGGTGCGTTCCTGCTTGACGGCGACGACGCGGACCGCCGCGTCAGCATGTCCAACTTCAGGGTCCTCGCTGCCTTCGACAGAACCACTGCCTGCATCTTCTCCACCGGCAGCGACGGCGGGTGGCGCCTCGTGTCCAGCGCGATCACCGGCGACATCGAGCTCCCATCAACGCTCGGCCCCGAAAATTTCGTAGGGCGTGCAAATGGCACTATATATTGGGGAATCGAAGGAAGTGACACCGATGTACTTGTTCTTGATGAGTCCACGGCGGAGTTCTCAACCGCCACATTGCCGGAGGCCTTATGGTGGCCATCCCACAAGGGGATCTCTCGGGTTGTGGGCGGCGAGGACGGCGTGCTGCGCGTCATCCGCCTGATAAACAACGAGCTTAAGGTGTTTGCACGGCGGCGCCcagacagcgacgacgacgatgagTGGTCGCTAGAGATGCAGCTGAGGTTGCCGGAGGCCACCCTTGGGCTGCCGGGGCGCGAAGAGAGCTTTTTCCAGCAAGAAGCCATGATTGTCTCCGCGAATACTCGATACGTCCTGCTGACACCGAGCGAGGAGACGTGGCTGTTCTCTGTTGAGCTGGACACGATGCGAGTGGAGCGCAATCACGAGAGGAACAAGTACGCCGGAGCAGCTCACCCGTACAAGTTGCCGTGGCCGCCGGCTTTGGCTGATCCTAGCAGGGAGAGGGGGCAAGATTAG